The window GGCCGCAGCTGATGCAGAACTCCGGTCGTTGCCAACGGTTAGATTTTGCAAACCATGAAATTAAAGGACGATTATGGACTAGGTTGTGTGGCGCTTTTGACCGAAAAAAAAAACGCTCAACAGGTATCCATGATCCTCAAATGTCTACTAAAACTAGTAAGACAGATAAACTGGCGGAAATTATGGTTATTCAGGTAGCATGACCGAATTTGTGGATTCCCCTTACCAATTTGCACATGACAATAGAAGCATGTTTTGCATGTTGAAATCCttataatttacattatttgTTTGCACTGCTCTAGTGTACGGTTTGTAAAGTGAAAGGGAATCACATTTGGACTTTTGGTGACCCTTGGAAAAAACTTGAATACCAAGTCATACAATTCAGCTTTGAAATTATGCTAGTGTAAATTAAGCAAAAAGAACATTTTGTGAAATAGTTTTATTCTAAATGCATGCATGACAATGATAAAAATAGTCGTCtactaaatatttatgaatGCTGTTACATATGATCCAACTTCCCTCAACTACGCAATGCACAACCCGTACATctaaaaaaatgaaatagagGTCGGATTGAGGCCATAATATTTGACACATAATACACATAACAGCTTTAATTAAACGTAATATTAATTGGCCATTACATATATTACCTTATACTCGCTACCAAGTGTTGAACACCGAAAACTAGCAACCCCATAATCATTGGGAATCCACCGGCCATGGAAATAGCACCTTTATGACGCTTTGCTGGGTCTTTcaaagtaaaaaaagaaatgagTGCATATATACTTTTCAATAAGTTGACGAATAATAAGCATATCATACCACCAACTCGTGTAACATGAAAGAACCATGCAGGAGAGTACTATTAACCAAGCCGCTCATCGTTCACATTATGATTGACTAAAATAACCCTTCCGATCCTGACTGcaatatattttttatcagAGAGACTTGTTTTGAGAGTTAAAACTCAAACCCTACCTTCGGTCCTTATCAGCCTCGATTAACTTCAATGAgtcactatttatttatttgaacacataaatattggtacaagagggcaccaaatatatatgcgccacaacATATCtttgtgtgtaggctgtgatactgcccgggtgcccagatcgaagcaggtggtttccttagggggccacaccccgagcctttgacctaaaggtctggtccacaaggcagtggagcatcgtaaggagatgcagtcccatggtaacctgTGACCAACGACTGATTCATACGCCATCtgtcccttcaggatactgaagcccatgtggaccattggtttgggatccggttaaagcgccagacatccgcttttcgtcctctcattttcacAAACATCCTCggcacgagaaggcagtgagtaggacttccctggcagaggctgtatacgcgtggccgtgtgagagcatttcgagagggagggagggcccaccccactctcggccataccagggcattgcATGAACTAGAAGCTTGTGTTCAAATTAAATCCCTATCCAGAACGAGCAAGTTTACGGTGTATAAATTAACCGAAATGCTGTCTACCGGTTGTTTTGTGAATGATCTCACTCATGAAAGAATGTTAAGTAGTTTCGACAGCAGAGGACTGTGAAGACTAGCATTTAGGACTAGGGTTCAGGTTAACATTGGAACTTAAGATTCAGGGTTAGAGTGAACGTTTATGATTATGGGACATATGGTAAGCGTAAGACCTAATCTAAACTATAACTTTATATCTAAATCATAACCGTGAGTCCGAGACCGTAATTTCAACCCTAACCGTAAACTGCGCAACCTAATCCTAATACTAGAGTTTAAATACAATATTAGGACTATAAGCCATGCATCTATAGTGTGTTAAAGTGGTTAAATAGAGTTCAGGGGTTTTCAGTGTTACCCAACAAGTCGCTCGAGTTCGTCATAAGAATTGAACTTAATCCGATGTGTATATACTGTCTTACATCACACTAAACCAGGGATAGTAATCCGATCTCCCGATTTTGGAGTTCCACCCAAAGTTCAATGACAATTGGCAGTTTCTGTGCCGTTCCCCTAAATTAGGGAGATTGGATTCCTGATCGATATACAGAATTTAAGGCGTACAAACTCTCAAGTTGAAATTGTAACCCACAATAAAACACTTTAAATGTAGCATCGCTTACCTCCGGTTGCATATCCCTGAAAATATAATAGGCGACCAAGGAGAAATACTACACCACACGCAGTATACGTCCGCTAAGTTTTAAATTATGAGAGAAATGGCGACCTACAGGGTAACGCAAACCACCCAGAAACAACGCCATGAGGAAAAAGGGGAGAACCTCTAGACTAGAAAAGCAACATAAAACAATGTTCGACATACTAGTTTTGATGACCTCTTTGGATGCAGTTAAATACTTTGTTTGTGGGGTGGTACATAATAGGCAACTCAACGCTGTGTTCTTTGCGAGCTTGCATAACTCGGCGGGCGAAGTAAATGTTTAACCCGAATGCGCTCACACCCACTAGAATCACACCGCCATAATAACGGGGTAAGCACAGTGGGAGGGAAGTCAAGGGAGGGGAAATATACTTTGACAACGACATTCTCACGAGTAACTCCGCGCCGCCAGATGTCCGCAGTTTCAATATCCAATATGCATTTGACGTTCAAGCTAAACTAAGTAATTACTTTACACTTTCGATACAGTGTTAAGAAACAATTCCCTGAATTTAGAAACATGCGGTGAAGGGTCAAAGCTATTAGTTAAAGCATAAATCAGAAAATGTTGTAGTATGTGAAAAAAGTGGGTGGAGTTAATGTTTCCagtaaatggttcaaatggttctgCCTGGAATAAAAAAAGTGCTTTTGCTGAACGAGCTTCCATATCTATCAGTAGTGGATCACTGATGCTTCTAGGCAGGAGCCTAGGTATACTTAACGACAAAAAAGAGAAATGTTAGTAAATTATGGTAAGGTACTGTCATAAGTCCTTAAAAATATGTCAAGTtttctcttaaaggactcctaaGGAGTCGCTCAGATTACCTCAGATGGCAGTGAATTCCAGAAGTTGACTACTCGTAAGGAGTAAAAGGTAGGTCCATTGTCaattctgctatgttgtgtctctgaTTTCTGAGTGTTAACTTTAAAGTTTGTGTTTTCGCACTATGCTTAAGTAGATAATAAAGAGGATGCTTAGGAGTGTTTAAGATGCTGTAGTCAGTAGAAGGTCACTTCTGAGACACCTTTACTCTGATAGGTAGGGATTCAGTGATTTGAGTCGCCGAACTCATTTCATGGCTCACCTTTGGGTACGTTCCAGTATATTCTTGTCCTTTTGGAGCACGGGCGTAAACACCACATTTCTATACTCCAAATGCGGTCGAACAAAACTACTGAAGATTGAATAAAAAGTTCCACCGTCACACTGGCCAGAAACGCACTTCAACGTTACCAGCTCAATGTTTGCTCGAAAGTCACGTTTGTCTCAGTTAGCTTAAGACATGGATTATATGGTACTAAGACTCCTATTTCTTCATCTTGGGATGCCTCTGGAGCGGAGTTAATTTAGTTGTATGAGTGGTCTGCAACGTATCTCAGATGGACTACCATACACTTCGAAGTGTTGAGAGTAATTTCGTCGGTATGTGCCCAGCTATGAAGTTAGTACCAACTCATCATCTTGGTTGCACACTCCTCTTCAAAATCGCACGTCATCAGTGAAAAGTAACAAATAAGATGACACTTGCTGAAGAAGGTTACTTGTATATTTAGAAAAGAATAGGTCATAGTACCGAACCATGGGAGACCCCATTAATACACTCCGTGAACTAGGAAAAAGTGAAGTTGACCCTTACCCCAAAAAGTCAGTTACTTAGATATgaagtaaatcaatcaatcaatggtGATGTGATACCTAGCCGTTTGAGCTTAAAACTGACTCTACAGAAAGATCTTGAGAAGTAAGGGATACTTTTCTATCTGTCCACCGTGGTCAGCAGGTTGATCATACAAGAGTGACCATTCCTAAGACCATTCTGCTGAGGTGAGTGGaagtttatgaataataactaGCCACAATGACCGTCGTATGTCAGGAATTCTGTAATTTTTAAGACTATTGGTAGAAGTGCTTCCGCCCGGTAGCTTGAACGTTCTCTGCATCagcctcctttgaaaattgatGTGATATGAGCCAGCTTCCAAATTTTTGGCATCGAGCTTCGGTTTACTGAATATGAAAACATCACACTAAATGGTTTCTCCAAGATTAAAGTCCCTCCTCTCTCCCATATCCGGATCAGGAGAGACGTCCTTGTTTAGGTGCTTCAGTTTTCGATACACCAAGTCAGTGCTCAGGATCACTTCTTAGAGACTTGTTTAATTGCATGAAAAGCTTTTATTGATACAATTTGTATAAGACGGTTGAAATGATTGAGAAACGCTGTTTCACCAAAAGAACTATCAAGACCTAACAACTGGGGAActcaggttttcactggtggaaGAGAGGTTGCATGACGGAATAAACTTTCAGATTGGAGACAAATACATTGGTTAGCTTTAGCTGATAATGAAGCTTATCTTCTCTTATTGCTTTTGTGCATTGGTCCCTTGCTAGTTTGAACTGCCTATATTTGTTCGTTTGTATTTCACCCAGTAGTGCTTTTTGTGTATTAGCATTCAAAAGGTGAAATGTTTTATGACTGTATGTTGCTTGTCATTTTTGTGGACCGATTTGGAGACAGACTATTTTGTAGCACACATGATCGTGTGCAGTAAgtgtgtagaattatggtctactatgatattagtgctgctctaataatagacctaatcctaaatttgtagatttgtcatgatataactacctaatctataagatcttacgtggaagtcacatcatcgactacgccaactcactgtatcgtatcaattaccaatacatgatgtagaacaaggttaggctacagaaggaacaatatatttaatatgaatagaagatataaggtaacgttcagatggaccacgcctgcatggccgagccatgccattcgatcaaacTTCAgtccattttattcattgttcgcgccttctccatcgttaggtatttatctgcgttaaatattgaatatctattttccgagtagtctcgtgttgagctttgtggattgtgcggttattgtccaatgccactacactactctcccaccagaatcgacgtgatgttggttcgataccgaactGGATGGGATTGTCgtgcgccgaaggttaccaagactaggaagagTCCCCcggggtaatgataagctggaaggcaaatcaaaaagaaggcggcagcatctggtcgggaaatacatgtaataattttaaaatatctgccttcatgcttaaaacgcttgaaatgaaaatttgggtgaagattatttgagctaaaAAGATGGgattgcaataataataataaaacgatgcgtgctaatagccgttggttaataacttaacgtataggtagtaagtattttgtgtttagaagtatTAAAAGCAattaatattgtagaaatgttaatattggtattagttctggtttaaattatgaaatcaaataacgattatgccggtaagttgtccatatgagttgaattccaattgcatctgtattagtaggctaactgaaggaacaaaagtagtAACGTGGAAAAGAAAttcaactagtgttccagttagtttgatacggtttatttagttaaggggagattttctcaacctcatttttacttgaccgtgatagaatttagtaatactactaatacacatgaatggttatcaaaaaaaaattaaatacgtaagtgataattatattagttttggacagatagctaagaacaaatcgttaaacctgagtgtattcgtaagagacatgctctagactcaatgttctgatctgcggcagactatttatttatatttatacttgccggctgattgggcatacaagttagttgcaagtatgcagtttattataaggcggaatacgatttaattgagatatagtggttataagttattaaaatcagttaagcctatgaatcatattacgaagtgatgtggtgctgcaagatgtatttagctaaataagtttttacaagatgattaatagtgagtgatgctcatgtgattaacagggagaacataagttgtaaccagggggagtacactcccaactcacgTCTATGATAATGgtttgaaccttagtcagtgttggggtaaattcggcattgatgttttcagtttgcaggagatttgctcgactgcttatactgattatttgaatgcatgattgtgtcgctaaacctccaattagactgacaaggttttgagatatttactgagtgagcagcagatagagaaacatactgtaatcatctgtagtgaatgaagataaaagaaaaacaacactggTGATAATTTTAAGTCGATTTGCTGACCGGttatgttaatagtttcattaattttatcaatcatattacgtgattgtcaagtcatgacaatgctttatgaagATATCCTGAAGCTactatgtttaactagttatagtgttgattgaggattagccagtgggaaaataggtattgttgctttaggcgattcgaaattatcagaaatttgtaacgttaaagaatccgagacgcctaatttaattataaatttcaattcagaaatattcgtttagtgttaattctagtaggctacggagttttgattttaaacgtttgtttagccaacagctacctggggatttagttattttactagtgcagttgatagtacctaaatttgtaatcttattatctaaactatgtttgcattttaggctaatccataaacccaaatacgaatGGCAACAACGACTATTtcgggtttattgataaatgttaaaggcgatccagatttctaaatttagaagacatggagatatagtgtaacgtatgtatgggccaggttaacaagcaggttgttgacgtatatgacaatttgaaaataatgaacatgatcagaaagataattttaaagttaagactgcttatgaaacttcaggcaagaatatgacgcgttataaacattccgtaAGAAGTTAATGCATTTAGTCTgtggacacttacaaatatatggcaaaagcaactagaaaacatatacatgttaagtacaaaaagtcATTaggtaaaatagttgaactcgcctgggttatttttgaaaattagattactcagtggacgacatatataacgccattcgtgagtagtaatgatccaaaagcatccagaataaaacatgcagtatggcaatcacttccagggtgcttgatgctgtcgaggtttttgggactcactctgatcagaacaactgaatgaatccagataattgtgtggttgccattgaatgagccatctaaaatgaccttatgattgcagaaaacttatagctggaactcaccgtatttttttggagaagtgtcacccttgttgtttggcaatggaactcgagaatatgaaattaggcaggcagtggtcggaaggaaagatattacaggatagtgcatagtttaaaacaggacgaggtgttaagcgaaggaacactaagaattagatccagataactattcaatccttggttgcattgttagtcaatgtatatttacgctattaacaggtcatatttgctagagcttgatgattaaacaagtctatgtcgctgaagcaggtaaatgctattaaagcttgttaataaaccatcaaagctaattagttgatatagatgatcgaCTTTTATCaccgattgagctagtaagttatgtaaactgatagatataacattacgataacatatgtgaccattaatcaaaggactattagaatactggatttacaaaaataaaaaccgattgagaaggttaaggtggaaataaggattaacaatgataggttgcgtttctttagttgggctcaccaatgtagaattatggtctactatgatattagtgctgctctaataatagacctaatcctaaatttgtagatttgtcatgatataactacctaatctataagatcttacgtggaagtcacatcatcgactacgccaactcactgtatcgtatcaattaccaatacatgatgtagaacaaggttaggctacagaaggaacaatatatttaatatgaatagaagatataaggtaacgttcagatggaccacgcctgcatggccgagccatgccattcgatcaaacTTCAgtccattttattcattgttcgcgccttctccatcgttaggtatttatctgcgttaaatattgaatatctattttccgagtagtctcgtgttgagctttgtggattgtgcggttattgtccaatgccactacaagtgCACATCAAGTTGAGGGTGGACTTACCCGTCCAATTCCTGTAGGTCCTTCTGTAAAGCTAATACTTCCAGACGTTTAAAATTTCGATGCCTGTCGATAGTAGGATGCTTTAACCCGAAATGAAGGCTATGACAGAGTGATCATTTTTTTCATGAGGAGCCAAGATTATTAGGTTGTCAAGTAGAAATTCTTTACTTGCAAatatgtagtgactcacatttatcacgagaacacgactggtttaataaaaacaattattattataaccaactgtaccagtgcttgttttaatgtgcttttgtttgactgtgctaatgacagctatattgttcttccattcttattcttacactttgattgtaacttcgcgcgaattcggttacgttctgtaaccaagcttgtattctggcacgatctcggtatcctttcgataccacgagatcgccagcgaatatatctcggttaggtccattaactgccttctaatatttggcttctcggggattttatggatctatttggttacgttcgaccttcgccttctgattaactcGACTCGtgttttttggtagcggtgttcatag of the Schistosoma haematobium chromosome 4, whole genome shotgun sequence genome contains:
- the MGST3_1 gene encoding Microsomal glutathione S-transferase 3, variant 2 (EggNog:ENOG410VEWD~COG:O) — encoded protein: MSLSKYISPPLTSLPLCLPRYYGGVILVGVSAFGLNIYFARRVMQARKEHSVELPIMYHPTNKVFNCIQRGHQNYLEVLPFFLMALFLGGLRYPRTYTACGVVFLLGRLLYFQGYATGDPAKRHKGAISMAGGFPMIMGLLVFGVQHLVASIRCTGCALRS
- the MGST3_1 gene encoding Microsomal glutathione S-transferase 3 (EggNog:ENOG410VEWD~COG:O); amino-acid sequence: MSLSKYISPPLTSLPLCLPRYYGGVILVGVSAFGLNIYFARRVMQARKEHSVELPIMYHPTNKVFNCIQRGHQNYLEVLPFFLMALFLGGLRYPRTYTACGVVFLLGRLLYFQGYATGDPAKRHKGAISMAGGFPMIMGLLVFGVQHLVASISCYVYYVSNIMASIRPLFHFFRCTGCALRS